A single region of the Mycobacterium avium subsp. avium genome encodes:
- a CDS encoding RND family transporter, with protein sequence MSTQQLETQQAARPRVARIIHRLSVPIILGWLAVAVLITIGVPSLEQVEAEHAVSLSPIGAPSFKAMERLGEDFKETNTGALAMILLEGQQQLGDDAHTYYDRLIRLLENDHKHVQHVQNFWGDPLTRGAAQSQDGKAAYVQVNLNGNAGAAAGDESVAAIRKLVQEASPPPGLKVYVTGPAPIVADMNIAGQKTVMLVTLASLIVIFVTLLLVYRSVITVILLLLIVGLELQIARGMVALLGHLGVVGLTTFAVNLLVAAVIATGTDYGIFFVGRYQEARQAGESREEAFYTTFNGVAKVVLASGLTIAGAVLCLSFTRLPYFQPLGIPVAVGISIAVLVALTLGPALLAAGARFGLFEPRRAVSARRWRRIGTAIVRWPAPILIATLAVSLVGLLALPNYRPSYDDQKFIPDSIPANVGYAAAARHFPGQRMQMPEILLVETDHDLRNPTDMLVINKLAKGVLAVPGIATVQTVTRPEGVPLQHTTIPWIISMGQASQLQNMAFQKDRMNDMLVQANELGKMIGIMQHMLDLMRELVATTHHMVQTTHEMQEITGELRDHISDFEDFWRPLRSYFYWEKHCYDIPICFSLRSIFDALDGVDEINDKLGDLVKNLDQLDAILPQLVMQIPPMIETMSGMRTMMLTMHSTMSGVIGQMDSSAKDPSAMGQAFDASRNDDSFYLPPGIINGSDSFKRVEKVFMSPDGKDVRLLITQRGDPATPEGLSRVEQIKTAAEESLKGTPLENSKIYLTGTAAITKDLVDGSKFDLLIAGVSALCLIFIIMLIMTRSFIAAMVIVGTVLLSLGASFGLSVLVWQYLLHMQLHWTVLSTSVIVLLAVGSDYNLLLVSRMKEELAAGIHTGIIRAMGGTGKVVTNAGLVFAFTMGAMVVSDLRSIGQVGTTIGLGLLFDTLIVRAFMTPSAAALLGRWFWWPQLVRPRPASTMLRPTGPRPLVRSLLLKQPQ encoded by the coding sequence ATGAGTACCCAGCAATTGGAGACCCAGCAGGCCGCGCGACCACGGGTGGCGCGGATCATTCACCGTTTGTCCGTTCCCATCATTTTGGGCTGGCTGGCGGTTGCGGTGCTGATCACCATCGGCGTTCCCTCGCTGGAGCAGGTCGAGGCCGAGCACGCGGTGTCGCTGAGTCCCATTGGGGCGCCGTCGTTCAAGGCGATGGAGCGCCTCGGCGAGGACTTCAAGGAAACCAACACCGGCGCGCTGGCCATGATCCTGCTGGAGGGCCAGCAGCAACTCGGCGACGACGCGCACACCTACTACGACCGCCTGATTCGGCTGCTGGAAAACGACCACAAGCACGTGCAGCACGTGCAGAACTTCTGGGGCGATCCGCTCACCCGCGGCGCCGCGCAAAGCCAGGACGGCAAGGCCGCCTACGTTCAGGTGAACCTGAACGGAAATGCGGGCGCGGCCGCCGGTGACGAATCCGTGGCGGCAATTCGGAAGCTGGTCCAGGAGGCTTCTCCCCCGCCAGGTCTCAAGGTTTACGTCACCGGTCCCGCACCGATCGTCGCGGACATGAACATCGCGGGGCAAAAGACGGTCATGCTGGTGACGCTGGCCAGCCTGATCGTCATCTTCGTGACGCTGCTGCTGGTATATCGATCGGTCATCACCGTCATTCTGCTGTTGCTGATCGTCGGCCTGGAATTGCAGATCGCGCGCGGAATGGTCGCGCTACTGGGCCATCTCGGGGTGGTAGGTCTCACCACCTTCGCGGTCAACCTCTTGGTGGCCGCCGTCATCGCGACCGGCACCGACTACGGCATCTTCTTCGTCGGCCGATATCAGGAGGCACGGCAAGCGGGCGAGAGCCGGGAAGAGGCCTTCTACACCACGTTCAACGGGGTGGCCAAGGTGGTGCTGGCCTCCGGCTTGACCATCGCCGGTGCGGTGCTGTGCCTGAGCTTCACCCGACTCCCCTACTTCCAGCCGCTCGGTATCCCGGTTGCGGTGGGCATCTCGATCGCGGTCCTGGTCGCACTGACGCTCGGGCCGGCGCTGCTGGCCGCCGGGGCCCGGTTCGGCCTGTTCGAGCCGCGCCGGGCGGTCTCGGCCCGGCGGTGGCGGCGCATCGGCACCGCGATCGTGCGCTGGCCGGCGCCTATTCTCATCGCCACCCTGGCGGTCTCGCTGGTCGGACTGCTGGCGCTGCCGAATTACCGGCCCAGCTATGACGACCAGAAATTCATTCCGGACAGCATCCCGGCGAACGTGGGCTATGCGGCGGCGGCGCGGCATTTCCCCGGGCAGCGGATGCAGATGCCGGAGATCCTGCTGGTCGAGACCGACCATGATCTGCGCAACCCGACGGACATGTTGGTGATCAACAAACTCGCCAAGGGTGTTCTTGCGGTCCCCGGCATCGCCACCGTGCAGACGGTCACCCGCCCCGAGGGAGTTCCGTTGCAGCACACGACGATTCCCTGGATCATCAGCATGGGCCAGGCCAGTCAGCTGCAGAACATGGCCTTCCAGAAGGACCGGATGAACGACATGCTCGTCCAGGCCAACGAGCTGGGCAAGATGATCGGCATCATGCAGCACATGCTGGACCTGATGCGCGAGCTCGTCGCAACGACGCACCACATGGTCCAGACGACACATGAAATGCAGGAGATCACCGGAGAATTGCGCGATCACATCTCCGATTTCGAGGACTTCTGGCGTCCGCTGCGCAGCTACTTCTACTGGGAGAAGCACTGCTACGACATTCCGATCTGTTTCTCGCTGCGGTCCATCTTCGACGCACTCGACGGCGTCGACGAGATCAACGACAAACTGGGCGATCTGGTGAAGAACCTCGATCAGCTTGACGCCATCCTGCCGCAGCTGGTCATGCAGATCCCGCCGATGATCGAAACCATGTCGGGCATGCGCACCATGATGCTGACCATGCACAGCACCATGTCCGGCGTTATCGGCCAAATGGATTCCAGCGCAAAGGATCCCAGCGCGATGGGGCAGGCTTTCGACGCCTCCCGCAACGACGACTCGTTCTACCTGCCGCCGGGCATCATCAACGGCTCCGACTCCTTCAAGCGGGTGGAGAAGGTGTTCATGTCGCCGGACGGCAAGGACGTCCGGCTGCTTATCACTCAACGGGGTGACCCCGCCACACCCGAGGGTCTGTCCCGGGTGGAACAGATCAAGACCGCGGCCGAAGAATCGCTCAAGGGAACACCGCTGGAGAATTCCAAGATCTATCTGACCGGCACGGCGGCGATCACCAAGGACCTGGTGGATGGATCGAAATTCGATCTGTTGATCGCAGGCGTCTCCGCGCTCTGCCTGATCTTCATCATCATGCTGATCATGACGCGCAGCTTCATCGCGGCCATGGTGATCGTGGGCACGGTGTTGCTGTCGCTGGGGGCGTCGTTCGGGTTGTCGGTGCTGGTGTGGCAGTACCTGCTGCACATGCAGCTGCACTGGACCGTGCTGTCGACTTCGGTGATCGTGTTGTTGGCGGTGGGGTCCGACTACAACCTGCTACTGGTGTCCCGGATGAAGGAGGAGCTGGCGGCCGGGATCCACACCGGCATCATCCGCGCGATGGGCGGCACCGGGAAGGTGGTTACCAACGCCGGTCTGGTGTTCGCGTTCACCATGGGCGCGATGGTGGTCAGCGACCTGCGCAGCATCGGCCAGGTGGGCACGACGATCGGCCTGGGCCTGCTGTTCGACACGCTGATCGTGCGGGCGTTCATGACGCCGTCGGCCGCCGCGTTGCTGGGCCGCTGGTTCTGGTGGCCACAGCTTGTCCGTCCTCGCCCGGCCAGCACCATGCTGCGCCCGACCGGTCCTCGTCCGTTGGTGCGTTCACTACTCCTGAAGCAGCCGCAATAG
- a CDS encoding MmpS family protein has translation MKRLWIPLVIVAVVVAGGLTVSRLHGIFGSEKRPSYADTRQQDTKPFNPKHVKYEVFGPAGAMADISYFDANGEPQHINGVELPWTFDISTTLPSIVGNVVAQGNSDSLGCRILVDGVVKTERISHELNAFTYCVLTAT, from the coding sequence TTGAAGCGGCTGTGGATTCCGCTGGTCATCGTGGCGGTGGTGGTTGCCGGCGGTTTGACCGTCTCGCGACTGCACGGGATTTTCGGTTCGGAGAAGCGCCCGTCGTACGCCGACACCAGGCAGCAGGACACCAAACCGTTCAACCCCAAGCACGTGAAGTACGAGGTCTTCGGGCCGGCCGGCGCGATGGCCGACATCAGCTATTTCGACGCCAATGGCGAACCGCAGCACATCAACGGCGTCGAGCTGCCGTGGACGTTCGATATCTCGACGACGTTGCCGTCGATCGTGGGAAATGTGGTGGCACAGGGCAATAGCGATAGTCTCGGCTGCCGCATTCTGGTGGACGGCGTTGTCAAAACCGAGAGGATCTCGCACGAATTGAACGCATTCACCTACTGCGTGTTGACGGCCACATGA
- a CDS encoding MbtH family protein, which yields MSINPFDDDNGSFFVLVNDEEQHSLWPAFADVPAGWRVVHGEADRAACLEYIEQHWPDIRPKSLRDKLATGRGFDQ from the coding sequence GTGAGCATCAATCCATTCGACGACGACAACGGCAGCTTTTTCGTCCTGGTGAACGACGAGGAGCAACACAGCTTGTGGCCGGCCTTCGCCGATGTTCCAGCTGGCTGGAGGGTGGTACACGGGGAAGCGGACCGCGCTGCGTGTTTGGAGTACATCGAGCAGCACTGGCCCGACATTCGGCCGAAGAGCCTGCGGGACAAGCTCGCAACGGGTCGGGGTTTTGATCAGTAA